Genomic segment of Tomitella fengzijianii:
TCGGCGCCAAGCTGCAGTCGATCGACGGCAAGCGGGTGGCCACGGGACGCGACTTCGGCCAGGACGGAAGGCTCAAGGCCGCCAAGTCGGGGAAGGCCGAGGTGGCGCTGGTCGACGAGGCCTATGCCAACGCGCTCACCGAGTCGTTGCGGGGCACCGACCTCACGGTGTCCTCGGCGGAGGAGAAGCCGTACACCCGCCGCCCCTATGCGCCGTTCATGACCTCCACGCTGCAGCAGGAGGCCGGGCGCAAGCTGCGGTTCTCGGCCGAGCGCACCATGCGCGTGGCGCAGAAGCTGTATGAGAACGGCCACATCACCTACATGCGTACCGACTCGACCACCCTGAGCGAGTCGGCGATCCGGGCGGCGCGGGAGCAGGCGGGTGAGTTGTACGGGCCGGAGTACGTGCACTCCAGCCCGCGGCAGTACACCCGCAAGGTCAAGAACGCGCAGGAAGCGCACGAGGCGATCCGCCCGGCGGGCGACCAGTTCAAGACGCCCGGCGAACTGCACGGCCGACTCGACGGCGACGAGTTCCGGCTCTACGAGCTTATCTGGCAGCGCACCGTGGCCTCGCAGATGTCCGATGCCCGCGGCGTCACGCTGAGCCTGAAGATCGCCGGCACCGCGCGCAGCGGTGAGCAGTGCGTGTTCTCCGCGTCGGGGCGCACCATCACCTTCCCCGGCTTCCTCAAGGCCTACGTCGAGACGGTGGACGCCCTCGAAGGCGGCGAGGCCGACGACGCCGAGCGCCGGCTGCCGTACCTGTCGGAGGGGCAGGGCGTGACCGCCACGGAGCTCCGGCCGGACGGGCACACGACCACCCCGCCGTCCCGATTCACCGAGGCCAGCCTGGTCAAGGCGCTCGAGGATCTCGGGATCGGCCGACCCTCCACGTACGCGTCGATCATCAAGACCATCCAGGACCGTGGATACGTCTACAAGCGGGGCAGCGCACTGGTTCCCGCATGGGTCGCGTTCGCCGTGATCGGCCTGCTCGAGGCGCACTTCGGGCGGCTGGTGGATTTCGACTTCACGGCCTCCATGGAGAACGAGCTCGATGAGATCGCCGCGGGGACGCAGAGCCGGATCGACTGGCTCACGGACTTCTACTTCGGCAACGAATCGGACCCGGCCGGCACACTGTCCGGTTCGGGCGGGCTCAAGCAGCTGGTGGGCGGCAACCTGGAGGAGATCGACGCGCGCGAGGTCAATTCGATCCGCGTCTTCGACGACTCCGAGGGCCGGCCGGTGTTCGTGCGCGTGGGGCGGTACGGGCCGTACCTGGAGCGCACCGTCGTCGGCGACGACGGCGAACCGAAGTCGCAGCGCGCCAACCTGACCGACTCGATCTCGCCGGACGAACTCACCGTCGAGGTGGCCGAGAAGCTCTTTGCCACCCCGCAGGAGGGGCGCGAGCTCGGCGTGGATCCGGCCACCGGCCACCGGATCCTGGCCAAGGAGGGCAGGTTCGGTCCGTACGTCACGGAGGTGCTGCCCGAACCGGAGCCGGCCGCCGACGGGACCGCGGGCGCGGACTCGGGGATCGGGTCGAAGGCCGAGGAGTCCGGTGCTACCGCGGCCAAGAAGGCACCCGCCAAGAAGGCACCCGCCAAGAAGGCAGCCAAGAAGGCGGCGGGTCCGAAGCCGCGCACCGCTTCGCTGCTGAAATCCATGGAGTTGTCGTCGATCACGCTCGACGAAGCCCTCACTCTGCTGTCGCTGCCGCGGGTGGTGGGTGTGGACCCCGATTCCGGGGAGGAGATCACCAGCCAGAACGGGCGTTACGGTCCGTATATGAAGAAGGGCGCGGACTCGCGGTCGCTGGCCACGGAGGATCAGATCTTCTCGATCACCCTCGACGAGGCCCTCAAGATCTACGCCGAGCCCAAGCGCCGGGGCGGGCAGACTGCGAAACCGCCGCTGCGCGAGCTCGGCGACGACCCGTCCACCGGCAAGGCGATGGTGATCAAGGACGGACGGTTCGGCCCCTACGTCACCGACGGTGAAGTGAACGCGAGCCTCCGCAAGGGAGATGAGGTCGCCGAGGTCACCGTGGACCGCGCCTCCGAGCTGCTGGCGGACCGGCGGGCCAAGGCGCCGGCCAAGAAGACCGCCGCCAAGAAGACTGCCGCCAAGAAGACCCCGGCCAAGAAGACGGCGGCCAAGAAGGCTGCTGCGAAGAAGACCGCCGCCAAGAAGACCGCCGCCAAGAAGACCGCCGCCAAGAAGACCGCCGCCAAGAAGGCCGCGGACTGACGCACGGCCCGCGGAGTGGCCCCGGCGGTCAGGTGTGCGGGCCGGTGGCCACGGGAGGCATCTCCTGCCAGTGGGCGAGGACCGACGGGTCCTGCATCTCCATCCATTCGACGACGTCGGAGTAAGTCGCGCAGATGGTGCCGCCGTCGTCGCATACTTCCCGCATGAAGTCGGCGGTCGCCGGGTTGAACGCGTTGCCGTTCCATTGGTTGAAGTGGTTGGCGATGACGAGCGGCGCACGGTTGCCGCCCCTGGCCTGGTCGTACATGTACATATAGGTGTCCTTGACGATCCGGCGCACCTCCGGGGCGGTGCCCGGCTCGTCACGTGCGCGGTTGAAGGTGTACCAGAAGTTGTAATCCAGTGCGGTCTGGGTCTTTCCGAGCGGCGGCGAGTACACGTTGGGGATGGGGAACTCCCAGACGCCCTCGACTTCGTAGGGCCACGAGATGCCGGTGCTCGGCGACGGCATGGACGAATCCCACGTCATTCCGTGCGCCTTCCACGCGGGGATCAGCTCGTCGATCCGGCCTTCCAGGCACTGGGTGCGGCCGCCGCGGACCTCTTCGGGGCCGAAGAGCAGTTCCTCCGGCGCGCCCTCGAGGCCGTTGTTCGGCTTCCAGTTCGCCATGAGCGTGAAGAACTCGTCCAGTTCGACGTTCCAGTCGGCGGTGTTCCAGCGGTCGCCGTTGTAGCCGCCGCCCGCGCAGAAATGTCCCACGTAGTGAGTGCCCATCTCGTGGCCGCCGAGCCAGGTCTCGTTGAGGTAGCGAACCTGTTCGAGGACCTCGCCCGGGGTGCCGCCGAAGGCCACCGCCGCTTCCCCGGGGTCGTGCCCCGGCCCCTGGTAATGGAATGCGTTGTCGTCGGTGAGGAAGTACAGCCCGGTCATCAGCGCGGTGAAACGGGCGCCTGAGGCGCGGGCGGCGTCGAGGAACATGTCCCAGTTGGGAGTGACCCCGACGCCGTCGAAGGAGAACAGGACGAATTGCGGGGGCTTCTCCCCGGGGGCGAGACGCGTCATCGGGACGTTGGAGGGGGGCGGCGCGGGGAGCGCCGGGACCTCGGCGGGTTCGGCGGCGTTGGCGGGGTGCTGGAGGTCTCCGGCTCCCGCCGCATTGCTGTTGCCGGTGCTCTGCCACTCGAGGACGCCGATCAGCGCGGTCACCACGAAGACCACTGCGGCGATGGCGACGTATTCGGTTCCGCCGGGCCGCCGACGCATGCCGGGGCGGCGATAGCGTGCGCGGCGGGCACGCGTGCGGCTCCGCAGACCGATCCGGCGGGGGCGGGTGTGGCGTCCTTTCATGGGCGGCGCCGCACCGCGGCACGACGGGCGCCGACGGTGTGCCTCCGATCATCCGCCCTGCCATGGCTGTCCGTCGACACACGGGTGTTGCTGGGCCGCAAGGTACTTCGGCGTCCGACGTGGAGCTGAGTGCGGGGTGTGGCGGCTGTCACGTCCCGCACTATAACAACGGTCGCCCCACGTGGCCGACAGGCGTTTCACTGCGTGTCAGCCGTCCGCGCACGGACGGCCCGGGTGTGGCGAGCGGGGCCTGACCGTCATTCCTCCGGTCGCATCAGCCGTGTCGTCTCGGTGCGACCGCGCAGGAGTACCGCGTCGCCCGCGCGCCATCGCGCCCGCTCGTCGGCGGACGCGGCGTCCCACACGGTGGACGACGCCAGCGTCCGCGTCGGCTCGTTCTTCGCCAGCTCCGTGAGACGTGCGGCCTCGTTGACCGGCGTTCCGATCACGGTGTACTCCATCCGGTCCGCACCGCCGACGTGTCCGGCCACCGCCGTGCCCGCGGAAACGCCGATGCCCATCCCGCTCCGGCCAACGATGCCGGTCAGGATGGGGCGCAGTTCGCGGGCCGCGGCGAGGGCGGACGAGCAGGAGTCGCCGTGGTCGATGGGCGCGCCGAACACCGCGAGCGTCGCGTCGCCCTGGAACTTGTTGACGAATCCGCCGTGCGCGTCGACGACCCTGATGACGGCGTCGAAGAACTCGTTGAGCATCCCGACGACCTCCCTGGGGCCGGACCGGTCGGTGATCGTGGTCGACCCGACGAGGTCCACGAACAGCACGGCCACCTGATGTTCCTCGCCGCCGAGATCCGTGCCGCGCTCGAGAGCCCGGCGGGCCACGTCCTCGCCGACGAACCGGCCGAACATCTCGCGCAGCCGCCGTCGTTCCGCGAGCCCCGCGACCATCCCGTTGAAACCCATCTGCAGTTCGCCCAGCTCGGTGGTGTCGTACACGGTGACCTGCGCGGTGAGGTCGCCTCTTCTGACCTGCTGCATGCCGCGCTGGAGCGCGCGGATCGGATCGCCGACGGCGCCCGCGGCCAGCCACGTGGTGAACGCGCCCAGGACCAGGCCCGCGACGCTCAGAGTGATCACGGCGGGGCGGATGTCCGCGGGCCGGCCCACGTCGTCCGCAAGGCCGACATCCGCGGCGACCATGAGGATCCCCAGTACTGGGATCCCGGTGCCCAGCAGCCAGGCCGTGAGGATGCGCTGGCGCACGCCGGGCGTGAAGACCTGCGCGAGGATCGTGCCGTCGAGGAGTGCGGTGGTGGCGGGTCGAAGGAACCGCTCGGCCTCGAAGTACGTGAGCGCGGCGCTGGCGATCCCGCCCAGGATGACTGCGAGCGTGACAACGCTGCCCATCCCCGCGGAGATCCTCGTGCCCTCCCAGACGACCGGCACCCCGCACACCACCCACAGCGCGCCCACCAGTATCGCCTGCGCGATGGGCATGCGGATGACCCGACGGCGCACCGCACTCTGCGCGGGGCGCCCGCCGACGCCCGGGGCGGCGCGCTGCCACCGGATCACCGGCCATGCGATCCACAGCGTTCCGACGATCAGCAGGACCGCGGAAGCCGCTACCACCCCGAGGAACTGAGGGAGATGACCGGCGGCGAAGTCGTTCACCGCGGGCGAGAGTGCGTATCGCATGAGCAGGTACAGGAAGATCGCGCCCGCGAGGTTCGACGCCGTCGTGCCGACGACGAGCGCGGCCAGCACTGCGCGCGGGCGCGTCGACGGTGCGAGGACCATGGGGTCAACCTAGCGTCCCCGACGGTGGTGGGTGCCGTGCTCCGGGCCGAACGGGTGGATCCGGAACGCGGTGCGCAGGGCTAGGCCGTCGAATGGGCGGCGTCGCGTGCCGGGCGGGGCCGGCTCAGCCGGGTTTCGGCACGTCGCCCCCGCAGCAGAACCGATTCACCGGGCGCCCAGCGCCGGGCCTCGTCCGCGGAGGCGGAAGCGACCGCGGTGGCCGAGGCGAGCACCGCGCACGGCTCGTTCTTCGCGAGTTCGGTGAGCCGGGCCGCTTCGTTGACCGGATCGCCGATCACGGTGAACTCGAATCGCGCAGCGGCCCCCACGTGCCCGGCGATGGCGGTCCCCGCAGAGACGCCGATGCCGAACTCCCCCTCCCCGACGACGATGTCGAGACGTTCGCGCAGCTCACGCGCGGCGGCGAGCGCGCCGCCCGCGGGGTCGGGATGTTCGAGGGGAGCCCCGAAGACGGCGAGTGCCGCATCGCCCTGGAACTTGTTGACGAACCCGCCGTGGTGCCCGACCGCGTCGACGATCTCACGGAAGAACTCGTTGAGGAGCACCACCACCACCTCGGCGCCGACCGTCGCGGCGAGCCGCGTGGAACCGACCAGGTCGACGAACAGCACGGCGACGTGGCGTTCCGCCCCGCCCAGCTCGGTACCGCGTTCCAGCGCCCTGCGGGCTACGTCCTCGCCGACGTACCGGCCGAAGAGATCTCGCAGGCGCTGACGTTCCTCCAGGCCGCGCGTCAGGTCGTTGAAGCCGGCCTGCAGCAGCCCGATGTCACTGCCGTCGTACACCTCCACGGCCGCGGTCAAGTCGCCGGCCTGGACCCGCCGCTGCGCTTCGCGCAGCTGCGCGATGGGATCGCCGATGGCACTCCCGACCA
This window contains:
- the topA gene encoding type I DNA topoisomerase, which translates into the protein MASTKQGSGAKSGSGDAVTRRLVIVESPAKARTIANYLGAGYVVESSRGHIRDLPRGAADVPAKYKGEKWARLGVDVDHDFNPLYVVSPDKKSTVTELKSLLKDVDELYLATDGDREGEAIAWHLLEALKPKVPVKRMVFHEITKPAIIAAAENPRDLDQDLVDAQETRRILDRLYGYEVSPVLWKKVMPKLSAGRVQSVATRIIVQRERERMAFTAADYWDIAATLDAGADAAPRSFGAKLQSIDGKRVATGRDFGQDGRLKAAKSGKAEVALVDEAYANALTESLRGTDLTVSSAEEKPYTRRPYAPFMTSTLQQEAGRKLRFSAERTMRVAQKLYENGHITYMRTDSTTLSESAIRAAREQAGELYGPEYVHSSPRQYTRKVKNAQEAHEAIRPAGDQFKTPGELHGRLDGDEFRLYELIWQRTVASQMSDARGVTLSLKIAGTARSGEQCVFSASGRTITFPGFLKAYVETVDALEGGEADDAERRLPYLSEGQGVTATELRPDGHTTTPPSRFTEASLVKALEDLGIGRPSTYASIIKTIQDRGYVYKRGSALVPAWVAFAVIGLLEAHFGRLVDFDFTASMENELDEIAAGTQSRIDWLTDFYFGNESDPAGTLSGSGGLKQLVGGNLEEIDAREVNSIRVFDDSEGRPVFVRVGRYGPYLERTVVGDDGEPKSQRANLTDSISPDELTVEVAEKLFATPQEGRELGVDPATGHRILAKEGRFGPYVTEVLPEPEPAADGTAGADSGIGSKAEESGATAAKKAPAKKAPAKKAAKKAAGPKPRTASLLKSMELSSITLDEALTLLSLPRVVGVDPDSGEEITSQNGRYGPYMKKGADSRSLATEDQIFSITLDEALKIYAEPKRRGGQTAKPPLRELGDDPSTGKAMVIKDGRFGPYVTDGEVNASLRKGDEVAEVTVDRASELLADRRAKAPAKKTAAKKTAAKKTPAKKTAAKKAAAKKTAAKKTAAKKTAAKKTAAKKAAD
- a CDS encoding polysaccharide deacetylase family protein, with protein sequence MRRRPGGTEYVAIAAVVFVVTALIGVLEWQSTGNSNAAGAGDLQHPANAAEPAEVPALPAPPPSNVPMTRLAPGEKPPQFVLFSFDGVGVTPNWDMFLDAARASGARFTALMTGLYFLTDDNAFHYQGPGHDPGEAAVAFGGTPGEVLEQVRYLNETWLGGHEMGTHYVGHFCAGGGYNGDRWNTADWNVELDEFFTLMANWKPNNGLEGAPEELLFGPEEVRGGRTQCLEGRIDELIPAWKAHGMTWDSSMPSPSTGISWPYEVEGVWEFPIPNVYSPPLGKTQTALDYNFWYTFNRARDEPGTAPEVRRIVKDTYMYMYDQARGGNRAPLVIANHFNQWNGNAFNPATADFMREVCDDGGTICATYSDVVEWMEMQDPSVLAHWQEMPPVATGPHT
- a CDS encoding adenylate/guanylate cyclase domain-containing protein, which translates into the protein MVLAPSTRPRAVLAALVVGTTASNLAGAIFLYLLMRYALSPAVNDFAAGHLPQFLGVVAASAVLLIVGTLWIAWPVIRWQRAAPGVGGRPAQSAVRRRVIRMPIAQAILVGALWVVCGVPVVWEGTRISAGMGSVVTLAVILGGIASAALTYFEAERFLRPATTALLDGTILAQVFTPGVRQRILTAWLLGTGIPVLGILMVAADVGLADDVGRPADIRPAVITLSVAGLVLGAFTTWLAAGAVGDPIRALQRGMQQVRRGDLTAQVTVYDTTELGELQMGFNGMVAGLAERRRLREMFGRFVGEDVARRALERGTDLGGEEHQVAVLFVDLVGSTTITDRSGPREVVGMLNEFFDAVIRVVDAHGGFVNKFQGDATLAVFGAPIDHGDSCSSALAAARELRPILTGIVGRSGMGIGVSAGTAVAGHVGGADRMEYTVIGTPVNEAARLTELAKNEPTRTLASSTVWDAASADERARWRAGDAVLLRGRTETTRLMRPEE
- a CDS encoding adenylate/guanylate cyclase domain-containing protein, encoding MRRLWRLARWLVKTPWPVYAMAMLSANVVGALLVFLCMKILIPDSPITTPSAFTPASAALFFSYLVVALIVGGIGGIMLVLPVLRWQRDSIEDTLKVRRRAMRVPLYHAILHMCMWAGGVLLLTLINVTTLGGGVLSIAVAGGLGAVTTSALGYLQAERILRPLAAEALSYGVMEQTNAPGVSSRIMLAWAVSTGIPVVGITLTVGGLKLGVLPSDATRVLDVVLIVSLITLVVGVFAFYLVGSAIGDPIAQLREAQRRVQAGDLTAAVEVYDGSDIGLLQAGFNDLTRGLEERQRLRDLFGRYVGEDVARRALERGTELGGAERHVAVLFVDLVGSTRLAATVGAEVVVVLLNEFFREIVDAVGHHGGFVNKFQGDAALAVFGAPLEHPDPAGGALAAARELRERLDIVVGEGEFGIGVSAGTAIAGHVGAAARFEFTVIGDPVNEAARLTELAKNEPCAVLASATAVASASADEARRWAPGESVLLRGRRAETRLSRPRPARDAAHSTA